TACAAGCCACTTAGCATAAAATCTGATGGACTTAAGTTAAATCAATGTACTTTATTTTAGCGTTAAATTAACAgttaattaactttaaaatactTTACTAATAGATTGAGTTTAACAGAATTCACAGTTAATTAACGTTGGCCAAAGGATAAATTTGGaactttaattaaaattataaaagagattaaaaaaaaataaagcaaaacataaactctacggttaattgtttaatttatttatttgaggaAGTTACATAAATACCCTCAGTATTTGTTATCTATTTCAAAAGATTCTCTCGCACTCTCCTCGTCGTTACCGTTCAGTCGACcgagaatcaaaaaaaaaaaaaaaaaaaaaNNNNNNNNNNNNNNNNNNNNNNNNNNNNNNNNNNNNNNNNNNNNNNNNNNNNNNNNNNNNNNNNNNNNNNNNNNNNNNNNNNNNNNNNNNNNNNNNNNNNNNNNNNNNNNNNNNNNNNNNNNNNNNNNNNNNNNNNNNNNNNNNNNNNNNNNNNNNNNNNNNNNNNNNNNNNNNNNNNNNNNNNNNNNNNNNNNNNNNNNNNNNNNNNNNNNNNNNNNNNNNNNNNNNNNNNNNNNNNNaaaaaaaaaaaaaaaaaaagaccaagaGTAGACTCGGCGCCGGTGGACCAATTTGTTCAAACCATTGAGCGTTACTTTATTAATAAACTTGCCCTTATCCTTTATCTATATCATGGATACACTTCCTCACCTCACAGATTCTCAAGTTCTTTTTAACccctatatataaatttcttctagggtttcttcaaTCCCAAATtctgaactctttttttttttttttttggttctctctttctctaagaATCACCGAAATGAATTCAGTTCGTATGGAAATGCAACATCAACGTTATCGATTACGTAACGTGGAAGAAGAGATCCGCTCGTATGGGGAGTTTATGATTTACTGCTTCGTTCTCGCTATTGCATTGTGGTTCTTCGGTTGGTTTCTTCAACTTTTATTATTCCAATTTACAGTATTGATTTCGAAagcttttgtcttttattttttttgaatctgaCTAGCTTCTCGATGACTCACAGCACCGGCTTTTCTGATGGAGAGTATTTGCGGATCAGAAAATGTCTGGCTTGGACCCAATTCGTCCCTTCTTGTTAAACCAAGTTCCAGATTTGTCCAAAGCATTGAGGTTCGTCTGGGTTTGGTTCCCCCTAgctatctccttcttcttttggttctgTTTATCATCAATGGTttattgaactttttttttgttaggtgaAGGAGCTTGATTACTCTAAACCAGGGCTTATGCTTTATGGATTCTATGGGTCTCCTTCATTAAGCTCTGTGGTGAACTGGTCAGAATCCCGAGTGTTACCTCTCTCACAGAATATGTACAAGGCATGTTTAAGATTCTCTGTATTGTTTGGAATTGTCATTGAGATTTGATATCaaagattcaatcttttttaGTCAGAATTGATTCCATCTTTGACTTCTCTTCTTGACAATTTATTGAACTGATTTCACTTGTCTCAGGGTTGGCGATACTTTTTTAATAGAGGGACTCTTTTTAACATCACCTATAAGGTTGAGCCACAGGGTTCTGCGGTCCAGCTTGTGGTCGAGGAAGGTTAGTTAATATTGTAGTTTTGTCAAATGCTGATTGCTCTGCTTGCCTGTTGGTTTACTATTGTCATTGAGGCTGTGATAGAGTTTTAAAAACACAtgagcacaaaaaaaaaaccctaaattgatgGAAACCACTGAACTTCATTCGTATATACTAAAACGTAAAAGCAAAACCCCAActagaaaaggaaaataactTTTGAATGAACTAAGAGGATATAGAAGTCTTAATGTGAGTGAGATTTTCTGTTTGTAATTGTTGCCTTTATTATTGGATATAAATACTGATAATGTCAAGGTTCTCAATTTGCAGGAACGCGAATCATGTCTCATTCGTCGTTGGACAAGATTCCATTGCATGACACCGCTAGGTCACGGCATCTAATTCAGGGTTAGTCAAATGGAAGTTCCTACTTAAAAAAATGCATTGCGTCACATTGATTACCATGAGCTAATTCAAGTCCTTTACAGGGAGTGGTATGATTACATTGGAGTTAAGTACGTGCTGTGGTGGAGAGGTGTTCTTGGTGAATCATCGGTTGGATCTCCCTCACAAAACTCTTtttaatcatcttcttctttaccaatAATTATGAGACTTTGGATGAAAACGAAAATACCATGAATGAATGAATTTGTTGCTCACTCATTTTTACGTAAtaactttgtatattttgttaatatatccAAAAAATATAGTACTAGTTCTTAGGGGTGGGCATTTAAACCGAATCAAACCAACTGAAttcaaaccgacccaaaccaaacccaatcctACATTTCAACCATtcagttatatatgttttttctaCCGAACCGAACCAGTAATCCAATatgtttcttaaattaattaataatattattaaaattataaacatgtGATATTATCTATTACCATTTgcattttatttctattttacattattttaacttttctaataaaattaattaaatataaatataaatttatttatatttaatattaggtattaattttaattttccatcttttctaatttatttgattaattaactattataaaactataatcaattttattttgttacattaattgattcttaaacctaattaaaaatgaacgaaactaaaaccaaaccgaaccaaacataaACCGACCCAAAtacaaactaaaccaaactaacttcggttgagtttggttagagttttaACAAAACCGAACAAACCGAATCGAAACGAACCCAAACCGAAGTCGAACTTAAACCTAAATGCCCATCCCTACTAATAGTAATTCTTAAAGGTTTATGAAGTTACGAGGAGATTCATGTTTGTAATTAATGAgtcttttctaattttaattttttattattacaagCCATTTAGCAAATCTTAcacaatattaaataaatgtattggaattAGTTAAATCAATAGTATATttgaggtcaaaaaaaaaatcaatagtcttattttattttagcatACTAATAATGagtcaaactcttgaagttaaaaaaaaacttaacttaaaaatacaaatattgattttaaacTTAACAGTTAATTAGCGTTGTCAAAGGACAATTATGGAATAACAGAAGaaactattaaaataataaaatagacaattttctaaaacaaaaacataatctgAAGgtaataattgtttatttatttatttaaaggaAGTTACATAAATACCCTCATGATTTGTTATCTATTCAAAAGAGTCTTTGACCTCTCATCGTTACCGTTTAAACgacgaagagaaagaagagactAAGAATCGCCGCCGGTGGACCTGTTTACGCAAACATGTAGTGTTACACTAATAAACGTGTCCTTATCCTTATCTATATCATGGACACATTTCAGCACCTCACAGATCCTCTCTCAGGGTCTTTATAATCCCTTTAGATTTCTTCTAGGGTTTCATCAACCTCAAATTctcatctctttattttttctttctgtgtttctctctttctctaagaATCACCGAAATGGACTTTCGTATGCAACTGCAACCTCCAATTCTCGGGTATCGATCTCGTAACGTGGATGGACAATTCCACTCGTGTGCTGAGATTAAGGTGTATTGCTTCGGTCTCGTTatggttttgtttatgttcggttggtttcttcaactttttttttttttttaattataatttacagttttgattttgattatatatgaatCTGACTAATTCACGATGATGTCTCACAGGATCGGTTGTTCTGATCGAGGGTGTTTACGGATCACAAAATATCTGGCTTGGACCGAATTCGTCCATTCTTGTGGAACCAAGTTCCATATTTGTCCAAAGCATTAAGGTTCGTCTGGTTTGGTCCCTCCTAtatatctccttcttcttttggttctgTTTATCATCAAGGGTTGTGcttatttattggatttttttatttgttaggtGAAGGAGCTTGATTACTCTAAACCAGGGATCCAGTTTTGTGGATTCTATGGGTCTCCTCCCTTGAATCGTTTGGTGAATTGGTCAGAATCCCGAGTGTTACCTGTACTCTCACATGATTCTTACAAGGCAGGTTTAAGATTCTATGTACTGTTTGAAACTGTCATTGAGAATTGAAATCAAAGATTCAATCTCTTTACCTATTTTTTACTCATGATTTATTCTAGCTTTGATTGTCATTGGATTCTCTTTTTGACAATTTATTGAACTGGATTTCTCTCAGAGTTGGCCATATTACTTTAACCGAGGGACTTTTGTGAATATTACCTACACGGTAAAACCAGAAGGTTCAGCGGTCGAGCTTGTGGTCGAGGAAGGTTAGTAAATATTGTAGTTATTTCATATGCTGATTGCTGTGCTTGGTTGTTGGTTTACCATTGTCAGCAAGGCTGTGATAGAGTcgtagaaaaaaaacatgaacacaaaaaaaaaacctaaattgaTGGAAATCCACTCAATCGTTGAACTTCATTcgtatatagtagtatatactCAAAGGATATAGAAGTCTTAATGTGAGAGATTTTATGCTTGTATTTGTTGCCTTTATGGGATATATATACTGATAATGTGAAGGCTCTCAATTCACAGGAACACAAGGcatctcttcttcatcgttGAACGAGATTGCATTTCGTCGTGACTTCGCTTGGTCATGGAATCTAATTCAGGGTTAGTCAAATGGAAGTTCCTACTCAAAAAAATGCATTGTGTTATACCCACGAGTTAATAGAATTCTTTTACAGGGAGTGGTATGATTCAATTGGAGATAAGTAAGTCTTCTGGTTATTCTCTTGCTGTGGCTAACTTGAAGAAGAGTAAGGACGTAGAGGTAAATAATTACTGATCAAGTAATGACTTTggaataggtttttttttggtttctgcaCCGTTCATTGTTTTACTTGACctgatgtttgtttgtttgttcaggTGGAACTGACTATTGATGTGAGGGCTGTCTTGTATGATACTAAACAATCATTATACAACTGTACCTTCAGCAATGGCGAGTGCACATTCAAACTCAATGCAATGTCCCTTGCTAGAAAGTCTGTTGTCGTGACTTCAACAGCACCGAGTCAGGTATGTACTCGTAATACGAAACACAacactgttattattattatgactcTTAGCTGAATGAGTGTTCACCTCACTGTCTCTACCTCTGGGTTTATAGGGAGTATCCATCGACGATGAATGGTGCATCAGCATCTCATATGAACATAGATGGATTGCATATGTAATTGGCACAGGTAAAAATTTCAATCGTTTCAAAAGTCAGTTCATTATTGGATTTGAGCATTGGTTAGTTTTCTCttgttaaaacaaattttggatGAGTTACATGTATCGCATAAATGCATATGCAGGTCTGGTGATTTGCTTCATGCTTGTAGCTACACAGTGCTGTGGTGGAGAGAGACATCTAACCGAAAATAATGATTCAGCAAAAATACCTCTACTTGCACATAAAGTTGACGATGGTCTGTGTAATGAACCTTTGACAAAAGATGATTCTAATTTGGAAAAGTCGATAGAAAGTGATGATGAGGAAGCATATAACAGATCTGCCTATACCGTTACTTGTAATGTTGACATGTACTTTAAAGAAGTCTAATATGTAGAAAGATAACTTTGAATCTATAATAATAgagcaataataataaatttatcattTGATATTAACAAGTTTCACTTTTTTCTATGCGTTAATTCTTTTCATCTCTTTGACCATCTTTGTGTAGTGTCGTtgcttattcatttttaattattgaataGTAGTTCTTAAAGCTTTACTAGGATAATTACAGTTCATGTTTATATTCACGTACAGTTCATGTTCTTAAAGCTTTACTAGGATAATTACAGttcatgtttatatttatattacaatgatattttattaaagcaTTTTCTTATAcagctgattttttttttctgtttaaagTAACAAAAAGTTCCAAAATCTCTAGTTTCTGTCATATACTCCCTTCGTTTCAAagtataagatgttttagagaagtttttttgtttcataatacaGGATATTTTCAAATTACTATACAActttagattaatttagtattttatattatgcagtattgtgtctgattggttaaacttgttaaaagtaaaaacttcttaatctgcgtacTTTagtaaaacatattatattttgaaactgaGTATatttctaaccaaaaaaaggaagaacacTATCCGAGTCAGTGGTTTCTTCGACACACAAAGTTCATAGGGAAGTGAGCTTCCACGTCAACAAGATAAACCATCTCTTCGGGACTATATTACATAGGGAAACAAATCTTGTGGTCAAAGTTTCCATACACCTAGCTTCTTTTCTCTACACTCACCTCCCATTACAATCCCCAAACTCCTTCATCTACAGAACCGTCCGATTCACTTACTTTGACTATCTTCTCTCGATCGGACCACTCACAGTCCACAAACATATTTCAAATCACGACCCTCACTCACTCCATATATAATAATCCACCTTCCTCTGCTCCACAcactctctctcaaaaaccctaaatggCAGAAACAGGAGTTGTGGCGGTGTACGGCGAAGTAGCCATGACCGAGACAACGAAGCAGAAATCTCCCTTCTCCGTCAAGGTAGGTCTCGCTCAGATGCTCCGAGGCGGTGTTATCATGGACGTCGTCAACGCAGAACAAGCTCGAATCGCTGAAGAAGCAGGTGCCTGCGCCGTCATGGCTCTTGAACGTGTTCCTGCTGATATCAGAGCTCAAGGCGGCGTTGCTCGCATGAGCGACCCGGAGATGATCAAGGAGATTAAAAACGCGGTGACGATTCCGGTGATGGCTAAAGCTAGGATTGGTCATTTCGTCGAAGCTCAGATCCTTGAAGCAATCGGAGTTGATTACGTCGACGAGAGTGAAGTACTCACACTAGCCGACGAAGACAATCACATCAACAAGCATAACTTCAAGATCCCTTTtgtttgtggttgtaggaacctCGGTGAAGCTTTAAGGCGGATCCGTGAAGGAGCCGCCATGATTAGAACCAAAGGTGAGGCTGGAACTGGAAACGTCGTTGAAGCCGTTAGGCACGTGAGGAGTGTGAACGGAGCTATTCGTTTGCTTCGTAACATGGACGACGACGAGGTTTTCACTTTTGCTAAAAAGATCGCTGCGCCGTATGATTTGGTTGTGCAGACGAAGGAGCTTGGAAGGTTACCTGTGGTTCAGTTTGCTGCTGGTGGAGTGGCGACGCCGGCGGACGCGGCGCTGATGATGCAGCTGGGGTGTGATGGGGTGTTTGTTGGGTCGGGTGTATTCAAGAGTGGGGATCCGGTGAAGAGGGCTAAGGCGATTGTTCAGGCGGTTACAAATTATAGAGATGCGGCGGTGTTGGCGGAGGTGAGCTGTGGGTTGGGTGAAGCAATGGTTGGTCTTAATTTGGATGATAAGGTTGAGAGGTTCGCTAGCCGCTCTGAGTAAACCAATCAGATGTcacatgtttttaatttttatttttattaaaaggtttttatgaaaattaaaatattctgTTTGTAAGAGAAATTGGTTGTCTTATTTCATGAAATTATACTTTGTGGCAAATTCCAATATTATTTGGCTTTTGTGaggatttaaaaaaagaaagtgcGTTTCAGCCACATAAGTATAAACGATAAAAAGTGCGACTACGTACGTATGAACTTTTGCCATTGGGGTTGGCTGTTGGCATAAACCGTTGAAGAGTCAGGGGTGACATGTAGATTTTACTGGACTATTCGGCATAGCAGAACCCATCATCATCTCATTTAGCATAATAGGGAGATTTCACCCTATATTATTGATTGGATATTTTTTGCTACCATTCTTTGAAATTTTGCTTACAAATTTAGAATTTAAGTTCACCTTCGGATATGTAGTAGATTCTAGATGCGTCTAGATTCTCATTGGAAGCCGAGATTTCCACCCGATCGCTAAAACCATAATAACCCATATTCTCAAAGATCAGCTGAAATGCTGAATGGATATTTCTTTCAATCGAATTAAGAGATTGAGATCTTCAGGGACTAGGCAATCCTCGACGTACCAGGAGACGTATGTGACACTAGCCGCCCCTTCACAATTAAAAACATGTAAACgcataaataaattacaatcaAATTAGATCCATTAACCATTAATTTACTCGATCAAGAGATGATAGAGATAGAGATTGAGAGATAGAGAGTGAGGTCTTATAGGATAAATTTTCGTTCATGGTTTCCACAGAGATGATCACAAGAgaattgagaaaacaaaagcaagtTAGGGTTTAGATCGGCTTAATTTGTCATGTTTTCCAGCCGTTGGATATCAAGCATAATAGTGTTAGATCTATGTTATATTTTCAGCCGTTGGATGCGTCCAAGGTAAACAATTTTATTGCTGAATTGCCAATTTATTCAATCGCACATAGAGAGAATCTTCCGGTACACTAAAGTCGGTCCTTAAATTTACTGTAGTGGCTGTTTACGACCGGTTTTATCAAACCAATCCCTGTTAGTATATAAGAAAAAGTAAACATGATAATTTGAATATTCGATACCCagttattttaagttttttctttattatattgtGTAAATGTACGGTTCATTACATAACATTTAGTAACGGAAGTATCAAGTACATATAGGACTATAACAGATTATACTTGGGGTGTATAATTATAATCATTTACTTGATAACAGTGAATCGACTTGGTTCTTTCCAGAAGGACCATTTTGCCTAATCAGAAGACGGTATTCATCGAACCTGATCGGTTTATAAAGAGCGGGTCGGTTTTTGGTTAACAGTTCTTCAACTGGTCCAATCGGTATATCACTTCTTGGGTTGTAGAAGAATGCCAAAGAGACTCGATCCATACCGGGATTAACGATCACCTGATGCTCCACGCTTTTGTAAATTCCATTGCTAAGTATCTACAAGTTGACCCAAACATTATTATTGGTTAGTATTCGTATCTGATATTCCATTTCCAGATATAAGATGAAATATCACATAATACTAAGATATCAAGATTAGATGACTATTTGCCAAAATACTAAACAATCGTCATAGCATTAGCATGTATGCactatttttaagaaaatataattctccGCACATTTGTAAACCACCTAAGCCTTAgctaaaattatgtaaaaaaccATTTGATTTTGCTCCAACCACAGATATGgagtttataaaattaaatgttgtCTATATATGTACCAgttatgattatattttaatattttagatgtAAAAAGAACATAGAATCTCTAAATCCATATATAAAATAGTAGTTTTTAATtagagaaggaaaacaaaaaacacaacaaagcaAACACAAATACCTGAATCTGATCTCCCATATTGACGACCAAGGCATTGGGGACTGATTTAACGGTGACCCAGCCATCACCACGACGGACCTGGAGGCCAGAAACCTTCTCGTCCGGGAGGAGAATTGTGATGCCACCAGGGTCAGAATGGGAAGAGAGACCTAACGTCAGATGTGGCTGGGGGCATTTTGGGTAGAAGTTTGTCCTGAGAGAAGCACCGACTTTGTCTTCTCCTCCTAAGGCCTTCATCAGACGATTTGGTTCCAAACCTAAACTCTCTGAGAGCGTCTCTACCAGCCTCTCGCACAGTTTTCTCACTTCTTCTCCATACTCTTCGATCAATTCTCTGCGCGTTAGTTTTACCTCgaaatgttaattaattacaGTGATCTATATAGAACAACTATATGTAActtaaccttttaccaaaaaaaaaacaaaaaaacaacaacaacaactatatGTGAGATTcgtttattacaattttttttttgtgaagtagCCCATCAGTAAATCTTAACATCTAGGTTATAAATAACACAATATTATTTGCATAGTATAGTTTTCTAGCTTTTGTCCGATCggtcaattattttattaatacgCAATACAAAGAAAAGTCATGTTTCACGTGGGTATAAACGACCACATGTAACGTGTTCACACATTTAGACACGTGCCTAAATAAACGTTTCGACCAAACGGCCATGTGTGTACGTTTATGCAAGCTGTACTTCCACATAATTCAGATGCTTGAACaccctaaaaataaatacacaCGCAAGCAACGTGTCCCCATGCAAAACATTCACTTAGtaaaaactctttgttttaGTAAAGGGTTTCGTTAGAAACTACTGTATATACACTTAGGAATAGAAAAATACTAGCAAACCTAAACCGTATATTAATACgcaatataaagaaaaatgagGTCATAAACGTTTACATAGTTGCATAAATCAGGTCATAAAATCATGTACCTGATCTTAGGGGGGTGAGATGGCCACTTGGAGGGGTTTCTTATGGAAGAAGGCAAGTAATTAAGGTAGAAATAATCACTCCAATCTAATTTAGCATCTTTCACAACCCCAAGGCGGCTTCCATAACCTTCGTACGTGTCCGGTGAGTTTGCGAACTTCCTTTTCTCGTCTATCGGTAGCTCGAAGAACTCACGCCACGCTCCTCTCACTTTCTCCATCAGCGCATGGTTCACACCGTGGTTCACCATTTGGAAGAAACCCCACTCCTCACACGCCTTCCTTACGAGCATCAGCCCCTCTGGCTTCCCCCAAACGTCGCCCATGTCTAGCACGGGGATCTCCATCTCAGCATCGGATTGGGCAGAGTTCAGGACGGGTCTCTGATGAGAAGGTTTCACATACCGGCTTGGTACGGTTGTTACGCCGGTTTGGGACAAGGCTTGCACGGAGACAATCGGCTCAGGCCAGTATGCAGCCATTTTGTGAATTGTTTTGGAATTTAGATAAGGTATACTCAAGGGAGAGAGATAAGGGAAATGAAAGTTTTAGATGGTGGAAGAAGCAGGGACGAGTGGggatataaatagaaaattaaaaataaataaataaatatgaaacgTGAAACAATTAATGAAACTTTTATTCCAGcctctttttttctattgaatTTCGAGGTCGACTTAGTAAAGTTTGCATGCTGAGCTAAGTTGGATGAAAAACATTAATAAGACACGtttttaaaagagttgtggATAAATGTcgacaatattgtttttttgtgtcttcAATGACTTTTAAAGTGAGGAGATGGGGATATAATTTCGGCGCCGTGCGACGGTTTGCATCACAAAAGTAATATACAATTTGTCTttactaaaatttattatacaatttgtgtaattttatttaaaagactATGATTTAGTACAATACCTTTTGCATTATGGCTGTTATTGGAGACCTCTCTTTCGTggaattcattttttctttttgaaaaatgcACATAAAACACCaatcaacaaatttatttaaaaaatttgttgttttgtacAGAAAGCAAAAAGTAGCGTATTGCAGTTTTGTAAGTAGAAAATGGTTTTAGACCGCTTTTTCAGAATAAATCTGTTTTTAACCAGCAGTCCGATCAAATACGCAAcagttctttttttataattaaaatatactgtattatagatgtattattatttcttccacaaatatatttttatctagCTAATATTTCTCTTATCCTGTCaaacaatataacaataatattgtattttattttttattagtattagaTAAACATTGAAAATATGTGATGTTATGGTGtactaatttttgttaaaaacatgtTATAAGAATAATTATTCTCACCCTCAACATgttatagatataattattctctcactttttttttttaacatttttctctttcttttttcttttggacaaaatctattatacatcttcattaaaattcagaaattaaaactttatttgttaataaaaataaaaatatataattatattaattattaataaaataatatgaaatccgtACCACAAatgttttttcaccaatcaaacattattttgtaccgcttattttggaataaccgtacttgtcccgcaaatatatttgtcCCGCATGTACCGCAGTTGAACTGTACCGCACTATCAAAAATTTTGTTCCGCACAACTAAATCAGTGGTTACCATTCCGACCCTATATCAAATAAGGTTTTGACAATCAGTTGTAGATTGATAGACTCAAATTATATCTAATCAAAAAAACAGATTATCGGTGGAGGTCATTCCAACATTTGGAACACCAATCATAAAATGCCAACATTGAACAAAAACAGCCAACCCCATATATAGTGATTGCTTCATGTTCATGTAATTATATTTCTATAGTCGAGATCATCATGCATGTGATGCATAATTTAAtctaaattattgttttgattgATAAACCACAAAGGAAAAactatttatacatatataccagattttgttttgaaaatagtGGTTTCATTATAGTGGTTGAACGTCTTTTAACTGTTGTAGAATAGTTGAATGATTGAAAGCGGAACCATACTGGTTGAATTACGTAatgaaatttccaaaaatattcatGAAATCTCAAACTTATATAATTGGTTAGTTATACTCTCAACACGTccatatagtatatatgtaacACTGATATATACCATATATTAatctaactttataaatttacattttttcttcttatatgaTTGATAACACATCtattaatctataaaaaaaaaaaacattgcataACTCAATTCTACGTGCTGCTTACGAAGTCGAACGGATGAGCTTGTTTTATAACATGGACTGAAAAATAGTAAAAGTTTGACATAGTGAATCATACATCTCAAGACCTCAGTGAGAGCGCAGCCACTTGTAAAGTATTAGCCTCTTTTATTGATCAATACAAATTGCaattttaaaaggaaatttaaaCACATCCTCAACCGTATATCTTCAGTTGTCGGACAAAATTTTCGTTCATTGGAatatttattattgataataataacGGCCGGGGACCATGTATTAAAGAATAAgcaatgtatatatttatgcTTATGCATCACATGTTGTAATTAAAATCGACTAGAGATATTATGTTTTACCGGGTGAAATGAGCtgaatgattttaattaaaggGTTTCAGATCGGTTGAATCATGCATTCTACAACGTTGTAAGCGCTTACTACACAAATCATACAGTATCAATCAAGA
The sequence above is drawn from the Camelina sativa cultivar DH55 chromosome 4, Cs, whole genome shotgun sequence genome and encodes:
- the LOC104782257 gene encoding pyridoxal 5'-phosphate synthase subunit PDX1.1, whose amino-acid sequence is MAETGVVAVYGEVAMTETTKQKSPFSVKVGLAQMLRGGVIMDVVNAEQARIAEEAGACAVMALERVPADIRAQGGVARMSDPEMIKEIKNAVTIPVMAKARIGHFVEAQILEAIGVDYVDESEVLTLADEDNHINKHNFKIPFVCGCRNLGEALRRIREGAAMIRTKGEAGTGNVVEAVRHVRSVNGAIRLLRNMDDDEVFTFAKKIAAPYDLVVQTKELGRLPVVQFAAGGVATPADAALMMQLGCDGVFVGSGVFKSGDPVKRAKAIVQAVTNYRDAAVLAEVSCGLGEAMVGLNLDDKVERFASRSE
- the LOC104784252 gene encoding uncharacterized protein LOC104784252, translated to MNSVRMEMQHQRYRLRNVEEEIRSYGEFMIYCFVLAIALWFFAPAFLMESICGSENVWLGPNSSLLVKPSSRFVQSIEVKELDYSKPGLMLYGFYGSPSLSSVVNWSESRVLPLSQNMYKACLRFSVLFGIVIEI
- the LOC104782258 gene encoding protein SRG1-like; this translates as MAAYWPEPIVSVQALSQTGVTTVPSRYVKPSHQRPVLNSAQSDAEMEIPVLDMGDVWGKPEGLMLVRKACEEWGFFQMVNHGVNHALMEKVRGAWREFFELPIDEKRKFANSPDTYEGYGSRLGVVKDAKLDWSDYFYLNYLPSSIRNPSKWPSHPPKIRELIEEYGEEVRKLCERLVETLSESLGLEPNRLMKALGGEDKVGASLRTNFYPKCPQPHLTLGLSSHSDPGGITILLPDEKVSGLQVRRGDGWVTVKSVPNALVVNMGDQIQILSNGIYKSVEHQVIVNPGMDRVSLAFFYNPRSDIPIGPVEELLTKNRPALYKPIRFDEYRLLIRQNGPSGKNQVDSLLSSK
- the LOC104782256 gene encoding uncharacterized protein LOC104782256, with amino-acid sequence MDFRMQLQPPILGYRSRNVDGQFHSCAEIKVYCFGLVMVLFMFGSVVLIEGVYGSQNIWLGPNSSILVEPSSIFVQSIKVKELDYSKPGIQFCGFYGSPPLNRLVNWSESRVLPVLSHDSYKSWPYYFNRGTFVNITYTVKPEGSAVELVVEEGTQGISSSSLNEIAFRRDFAWSWNLIQGSGMIQLEISKSSGYSLAVANLKKSKDVEVELTIDVRAVLYDTKQSLYNCTFSNGECTFKLNAMSLARKSVVVTSTAPSQGVSIDDEWCISISYEHRWIAYVIGTGLVICFMLVATQCCGGERHLTENNDSAKIPLLAHKVDDGLCNEPLTKDDSNLEKSIESDDEEAYNRSAYTVTCNVDMYFKEV